One region of Girardinichthys multiradiatus isolate DD_20200921_A chromosome 1, DD_fGirMul_XY1, whole genome shotgun sequence genomic DNA includes:
- the gpr182 gene encoding G-protein coupled receptor 182 produces the protein MALEHNHSLDFLNGTPWFIYECTIELDASYRRIALFLIYLFIFMVGLLENLLVVWVNWRRRHSANGVLFCIINVSLSDLMVIVILPFFMLEVTLDKVWLWGGFLCKVTNLIYVVNFYSSSFFLAFMTLERYLSLTRPSLPTLLPVMGRQRWLICGGMWLFSLFLALLENVHVELLEWDEPGCYMLPEHNFTEWFVSVAFLCTIFQFLGPAAIIITCNVLIARAVKTAPDVEGRRDVWLVHVYSLVFVVCWLPYHLVMLLMIIDDLDPFVFSCNTVEVLYFSFIVVQGLSLFHCVANPVLYNFLSKSFRRNLINTVISYIPREAPAEQGEVGPKPNTPNGSKEGPGKQRRMSNASTSQSDVGS, from the coding sequence ATGGCCCTCGAGCACAACCACTCACTGGACTTCTTGAACGGCACACCATGGTTCATTTACGAGTGCACCATCGAGCTGGATGCCAGCTACAGACGCATTGCCCTCTTCCTTATCTACCTGTTCATCTTCATGGTGGGCCTGCTGGAAAACCTCCTGGTTGTCTGGGTTAACTGGCGCCGCCGGCACTCAGCCAATGGTGTGCTCTTCTGCATCATTAACGTGAGCCTGTCAGACCTGATGGTGATTGTGATCCTGCCTTTCTTCATGCTGGAGGTGACCTTGGACAAGGTTTGGTTGTGGGGCGGCTTCCTCTGCAAGGTTACCAACCTCATCTATGTGGTCAACTTCTACAGCAGCTCCTTCTTTCTGGCCTTCATGACCCTGGAGCGCTACCTGTCCCTGACCAGACCGTCTCTGCCAACCCTCCTACCTGTGATGGGCCGGCAGCGCTGGCTGATCTGTGGAGGAATGTGGTTGTTTTCCCTGTTTTTGGCCCTGCTGGAAAATGTCCACGTGGAACTCCTTGAGTGGGACGAACCGGGCTGCTACATGCTGCCTGAGCACAACTTCACTGAGTGGTTTGTGTCCGTGGCCTTCCTCTGTACGATCTTCCAGTTCCTGGGCCCGGCTGCCATCATCATTACCTGCAACGTGTTGATCGCCCGTGCAGTTAAAACCGCCCCGGATGTGGAGGGCCGGCGGGACGTATGGTTGGTCCATGTGTACTCCCTGGTATTCGTGGTGTGCTGGCTGCCCTACCATCTGGTCATGTTGCTTATGATCATAGACGACCTTGACCCCTTCGTGTTTAGCTGTAACACTGTGGAAGTCCTTTACTTCTCCTTCATTGTGGTGCAAGGTCTCTCTCTTTTCCACTGTGTCGCCAATCCAGTCCTCTATAATTTCCTCAGCAAGAGCTTTCGGCGCAACCTCATCAACACTGTCATAAGCTACATCCCAAGGGAGGCACCAGCAGAGCAGGGGGAAGTAGGGCCAAAACCCAACACTCCCAATGGGAGCAAAGAAGGCCCGGGTAAGCAGCGAAGGATGAGCAACGCAAGCACCAGCCAGTCTGATGTTGGATCATAA
- the LOC124870658 gene encoding zinc finger and BTB domain-containing protein 39 has product MRILLKGPRHSANLLAELNRCRQTRQYCDAFLQIGSRTFAAHRAVLACAGAYFHNLFSRSPATSSPVFPLEFVSPGNFEKVLTFVYTGEILIDLIDVGVLYELAERLGVGELVRACHATFPDLQASVSSKAGEDGELPLDSGMVGAASTVTANSAASASSVCSPAASCSSLSSSVGQSAAPTPAAAPLPLFQPKTARTDREVHEGVLTLDLKAEDFQSHIGYGQIAADLQLQAAPLLTSSRPLLQLKTEQSLDNRGTGGSCEDCVTRCQILSESTKRSNPAPSDSCSLPDSSAQLGAEACAPTSSSGEPLDSLQVAPVEGAMISKKRDAALMFEEVETRESKNEMEDLQSNGAEEEGTEEEQWRQLAGEIIELSDDETYTEEEDDDDDLVCVENGGTRDEGKTSSLVNTLSCKACSALLPADPVAVKRHAEGHLTELGLCRLCGGSFPDRAAAVAHSLSHVSVQLFTCEMCRQEFCSQSKLLRHHHQTASTYSIPQGALLSSSQGLSSELKCAVCTKTISKDFQTLRDHLLSHVCLQTLNCGVCHLPQLSLCSLLWHALAHLSLPVFTCPHCARCFVERPLLDRHMTTHADEAAVKEKERLALGAHKIVGGEEEMHCFLCPQMFRSPSAFQYHLSLHTTESLSDGGGLGVHGCLGKRKAEQSLECPPSSSSSSPPDVGGLSKINLGLGMGTGFSMPEKFFQGPVHSFSSGGLTNGSSGQEGVAGASSVRGKWYRCRYCGKRFAHSGEFTYHLRIHTGEKPYQCKVCLRFFRGRSTMICHLKTHAGALMYRCTVCGLYFSTLKLVSSHMELHKDHLPPNFNIEQTFMYNDHSKEPLPTVDT; this is encoded by the exons ATGAGGATCCTGCTGAAGGGTCCCAGACACTCTGCCAACCTGCTCGCAGAGCTCAACCGCTGCCGGCAGACCCGTCAGTACTGCGATGCGTTCTTGCAGATCGGCAGCCGGACCTTTGCAGCACACCGTGCAGTTCTGGCCTGCGCAGGAGCTTACTTTCACAACCTGTTCAGTCGGTCTCCAGCCACATCCTCTCCTGTGTTTCCGCTGGAGTTCGTCTCCCCAGGAAACTTTGAGAAGGTGCTGACGTTTGTCTACACGGGGGAGATTTTGATTGATCTCATCGATGTGGGGGTGCTGTACGAGCTGGCTGAGAGGCTCGGTGTTGGTGAGCTGGTCAGGGCCTGCCATGCCACTTTCCCTGACTTGCAGGCTTCTGTGTCTTCAAAAGCAGGCGAAGACGGAGAGCTTCCTCTGGATTCAGGGATGGTTGGTGCTGCCTCAACAGTGACAGCCAACTCTGCAGCCTCTGCTTCGTCTGTGTGCTCCCCTGCAGCCTCCTGCTCCTCTCTGTCCTCATCAGTCGGTCAGTCTGCTGCTCCGACACCTGCTGCAGCTCCCTTACCTCTGTTCCAACCCAAGACAGCCAGGACAGACCGGGAAGTCCATGAGGGAGTTCTTACTCTGGACTTGAAGGCTGAAGACTTTCAGTCCCACATTGGCTACGGGCAGATAGCAGCTGATCTTCAGCTACAAGCTGCTCCTCTGTTAACAAGCAGCCGCCCTCTGCTCCAGCTGAAAACTGAGCAGAGCCTGGACAACAGAGGGACAGGAGGGAGCTGTGAGGACTGTGTGACACGTTGCCAAATCCTTTCTGAGAGCACAAAGCGCAGCAATCCTGCACCTTCCGACTCCTGCTCCCTCCCAGATTCCTCTGCTCAGCTCGGAGCAGAGGCCTGCGCTCCGACGTCCTCCTCGGGGGAGCCTTTAGACAGCCTGCAGGTGGCACCAGTGGAGGGGGCCATGATTAGTAAGAAGAGGGATGCCGCGCTGATGTTTGAGGAGGTTGAGACTAGAGAGAGTAAAAATGAAATGGAGGACCTGCAGAGTAACGGTGCAGAGGAGGAGGGAACAGAGGAGGAGCAGTGGCGACAGCTGGCAGGAGAGATCATCGAGCTGAGTGATGATGAGACCTACACggaggaggaagatgatgatgatgatctgGTGTGTGTGGAGAATGGAGGTACCAGAGACGAAGGGAAGACAAGCAGCCTG GTGAACACACTGTCGTGTAAAGCCTGCTCAGCGCTGCTCCCTGCAGACCCGGTTGCTGTAAAGAGACACGCTGAGGGCCACCTGACAGAGCTGGGGCTCTGCAGGCTGTGCGGGGGCTCTTTCCCTGACCGGGCTGCCGCTGTTGCCCACTCCCTCTCCCACGTAAGCGTTCAGCTCTTCACCTGTGAAATGTGTCGCCAGGAGTTCTGCAGCCAGAGCAAACTGCTGCGTCACCATCACCAGACGGCCTCCACCTACAGCATACCCCAGGGGGCGCTGCTCAGCAGCAGCCAAGGTCTGAGCTCAGAGCTGAAGTGTGCCGTGTGTACTAAAACCATCAGCAAGGACTTCCAG ACTCTCAGAGACCACCTGCTGAGCCACGTGTGTCTGCAGACCCTGAACTGTGGAGTCTGTCACCTCCCTCAGCTTTCCTTGTGCTCTCTGTTGTGGCACGCCCTCGCCCACCTCTCTTTGCCTGTTttcacctgcccacactgtgcTCGCTGCTTCGTAGAGCGACCCCTGCTGGACAGGCACATGACCACTCACGCTGATGAGGCAGCAGTTAAAGAGAAGGAGCGGTTGGCGCTGGGGGCCCACAAAATAGtgggaggagaggaggagatgCATTGCTTCCTGTGCCCACAGATGTTTCGCTCCCCCTCTGCCTTTCAGTACCACCTCAGTCTGCACACCACGGAGTCCCTGAGTGATGGGGGTGGACTCGGGGTGCATGGTTGTTTAGGCAAGCGTAAAGCTGAGCAGTCTCTGGAGTGTCCTCcatcttcctcttcctcatctCCACCGGACGTAGGTGGCCTCTCTAAGATTAACCTGGGTTTGGGTATGGGGACTGGTTTCAGCATGCCAGAAAAGTTCTTCCAGGGGCCAGTGCACAGTTTTTCCTCTGGGGGCCTAACCAACGGCAGCTCGGGCCAGGAAGGCGTTGCTGGAGCATCGAGTGTCCGTGGGAAGTGGTATCGGTGTCGCTACTGCGGCAAACGCTTCGCCCACTCAGGGGAGTTCACCTACCACCTCCGGATCCACACTGGGGAGAAACCCTACCAGTGTAAGGTGTGTCTACGGTTCTTCAGGGGCCGCTCCACCATGATCTGCCACCTGAAGACGCATGCCGGCGCCCTCATGTACCGCTGCACTGTGTGCGGTCTCTACTTCTCCACCCTGAAGCTGGTGTCCTCCCACATGGAGCTCCACAAGGACCACCTACCACCCAATTTTAACATCGAGCAGACCTTCATGTACAATGACCACTCCAAAGAGCCGCTGCCGACCGTGGACACCTGA